In Sceloporus undulatus isolate JIND9_A2432 ecotype Alabama chromosome 7, SceUnd_v1.1, whole genome shotgun sequence, one DNA window encodes the following:
- the CORT gene encoding cortistatin: protein MAFLAHPPCALFLLVLISFSWLMGAAAAAVFPIPDGLAWKHNKHSPMPVYTQIDPTVFNGAFSQHLQGTADLKRKELLAFLSGLASNVAPQSRQEKVVRSPREERASMFQHPSREKVPCKNFFWKTFSSC, encoded by the exons ATGGCGTTCCTTGCGCATCCTCCATGCGCTCTCTTCCTGCTGGTGCTCATCTCGTTCTCCTGGCTCATGGGggctgcagcagctgctgtgtTTCCGATCCCAGACGGACTTGCGTGGAAACACAACAAG CACAGTCCTATGCCTGTTTATACCCAGATAGatcccactgttttcaatggagcgttctcccag CATCTTCAGGGGACGGCAGACTTAAAAAGGAAGGAGCTGCTTGCTTTTCTCTCAGGGCTGGCATCGAATGTGGCACCCCAATCGAGACAGGAGAAGGTGGTACGCAGCCCTCGGGAAGAGCGAGCCTCCATGTTCCAGCATCCATCTCGGGAAAAGGTCCCATGTAAAAACTTCTTCTGGAAGACATTCTCCTCCTGCTAA
- the CENPS gene encoding centromere protein S isoform X1, with product MEKAKKAASMEQRRKEEEEEEHGDPDVAQRLRAAFHYTVAGLCEEVGQDTGIQFSKQAVAAITEITFKQCGSFAKDLEMFAKHAKRTTINMEDVKLLARRSNSLLRYITQKSEELALNNLEQKEKRKKKTKKGRSSDEPAEPAAAESEDSNMA from the exons ATGGAAAAGGCCAAGAAGGCGGCCTCCatggagcagaggaggaaggaggaggaagaggaggagcatgGGGACCCCGACGTCGCCCAG AGGTTGAGAGCCGCTTTCCATTACACCGTGGCTGGTCTCTGCGAAGAGGTTGGCCAAGACACAGGAATCCAGTTCAGCAAACAAGCCGTGGCGGCCATTACGGAGATCACCTTCAAGCAGTGTG gaaGTTTTGCCAAAGACCTTGAAATGTTTGCCAA GCATGCAAAACGGACCACAATTAATATGGAAGACGTAAAGCTTCTGGCTAGAAGGAGCAATTCATTG CTGAGGTACATCACCCAGAAGAGTGAAGAACTTGCTTTGAATAATCTGgaacaaaaggagaaaaggaaaaagaaaactaagAAAGGGCGAAGCTCCGATGAACCGGCAGAACCTGCGGCGGCTGAGAGCGAGGATTCCAACATGGCCTAA
- the CENPS gene encoding centromere protein S isoform X2 → MGTPTSPRATWTFPSEHGQSAFPLQRLRAAFHYTVAGLCEEVGQDTGIQFSKQAVAAITEITFKQCGSFAKDLEMFAKHAKRTTINMEDVKLLARRSNSLLRYITQKSEELALNNLEQKEKRKKKTKKGRSSDEPAEPAAAESEDSNMA, encoded by the exons atgGGGACCCCGACGTCGCCCAG GGCTACGTGGACCTTtccctctgagcatgggcagagtgccTTTCCCCTCCAG AGGTTGAGAGCCGCTTTCCATTACACCGTGGCTGGTCTCTGCGAAGAGGTTGGCCAAGACACAGGAATCCAGTTCAGCAAACAAGCCGTGGCGGCCATTACGGAGATCACCTTCAAGCAGTGTG gaaGTTTTGCCAAAGACCTTGAAATGTTTGCCAA GCATGCAAAACGGACCACAATTAATATGGAAGACGTAAAGCTTCTGGCTAGAAGGAGCAATTCATTG CTGAGGTACATCACCCAGAAGAGTGAAGAACTTGCTTTGAATAATCTGgaacaaaaggagaaaaggaaaaagaaaactaagAAAGGGCGAAGCTCCGATGAACCGGCAGAACCTGCGGCGGCTGAGAGCGAGGATTCCAACATGGCCTAA
- the DFFA gene encoding LOW QUALITY PROTEIN: DNA fragmentation factor subunit alpha (The sequence of the model RefSeq protein was modified relative to this genomic sequence to represent the inferred CDS: inserted 2 bases in 1 codon) — protein MLIKFAGDPKLKGQLRPPEESQPLCSGSAEASKEAASRGPGLSLLKQCLLRKMAARXQHGVAASCLQELRSKACELLAIDKASEPITLVLAEDGTIVDDEDYFLCLPPNTKFVALAKDEKWSCSSIDGGTAWLEGEVAEVDGVDGGEEKWKRLAKQLKDDLSTIILMSEEDLQVLIDVPCSDLAQELSDTQAKVQTLQDTLQQVLDRREEERQSRQLLELYLQAVKNEDHIVPKAEETAMETATDGADAVDTGGSSENVANVVPLHSHILTTLREKASPELSLASQDLELVYKEDPETLAQVLSWDKPKILALQEACERELSKRLQQVENLHTLRSISKGKKKLLWGEWLNPKRKK, from the exons atgctgatcaaatttgcaggtgacccCAAACTGAAGGGGCAGCTGAGACCCCCAGAGGAGAG CCAGCCTCTTTGCTCAGGCAGCGCGGAGGCAAGCAAAGAAGCAGCAAGTCGTGGCCCTGGGCTTTCCCTGTTGAAGCAATGCCTGCTCAGGAAGATGGCTGCCAG GCAGCATGGGGTGGCAGCCTCCTGCCTCCAGGAGCTCAGGAGCAAAG CTTGCGAACTGCTAGCAATTGACAAGGCCTCTGAACCCATCACTTTGGTTTTGGCGGAGGATGGCACCATCGTGGACGATGAGGATTATTTCTTGTGTCTACCACCAAACACAAAGTTTGTGGCGCTGGCGAAGGATGAGAAGTGGTCTTGCAGCAGTATTG ACGGAGGCACGGCTTGGCTAGAGGGAGAGGTCGCTGAGGTAGATGGAGTGGATGGTGGTGAGGAAAAATGGAAGCGCCTGGCCAAACAACTAAAAGATGACCTCTCCACCATTATCTTGATGTCCGAGGAAGATCTCCAG GTGCTCATTGATGTCCCATGCTCAGACCTAGCCCAGGAACTTTCCGACACACAAGCCAAAGTTCAAACGCTCCAGGACACACTGCAGCAAGTGCTAGACAGGCGGGAAGAGGAGCGTCAGTCGCGGCAGCTTCTGGAACTCTACCTGCAGGCAGTGAAAAACGAGGACCACATTGTACCCAAGGCAGAAG AAACGGCAATGGAAACGGCCACGGATGGAGCTGATGCAGTGGATACTGGGGGCAGCAGTGAAAACGTTGCAAACGTGGTTCCACTCCACAGCCACATCTTAACAACACTCAGAGAAAAGGCTTCTCCAGAACTCAGCCTGGCCAGCCAAGACTTAGAG CTGGTTTATAAAGAAGACCCAGAAACCTTAGCTCAGGTCCTGAGCTGGGATAAACCAAAGATCCTGGCCTTGCAAGAAGCCTGCGAGCGGGAGCTTTCGAAGCGTCTGCAACAAGTGGAGAACTTGCATACCTTGAGGAGTATCTCAAAGGGCAAGAAGAAGTTGCTGTGGGGGGAATGGCTGAATCCCAAACGCAAGAAATAA